One window of the Klebsiella oxytoca genome contains the following:
- the dkgA gene encoding 2,5-didehydrogluconate reductase DkgA, which translates to MTHPTVIKLHDGNLMPQLGLGVWKAGNEEVVSAIHKALEVGYRSFDTAAIYQNETGVGNALSSAGVARDELFITTKLWNDDQKHPHEALQESLKKLKLDYVDLYLIHWPVPASNHYVDAWKSLIELQQQGLAKSIGVCNFQVPHLQKIIDETGVAPVINQIELHPLLQQRQLHAWNATHKIQTESWSPLAQGGEGVFDQKIIHQLADKYGKTPAQIVIRWHLDSGLVVIPKSVTPSRIAENFNVWDFRLDKDELSEITKLDQNKRLGPDPDQFGG; encoded by the coding sequence ATGACACATCCAACCGTTATTAAACTACACGACGGCAACCTGATGCCGCAGCTGGGACTCGGCGTGTGGAAAGCAGGCAACGAGGAAGTCGTCTCCGCCATTCATAAGGCGCTGGAAGTCGGTTATCGCTCGTTTGACACCGCCGCCATTTACCAGAATGAAACCGGCGTTGGCAACGCGTTAAGTAGCGCAGGCGTCGCCCGCGATGAGCTATTCATCACCACGAAACTATGGAATGACGATCAAAAGCATCCCCATGAAGCGCTGCAGGAAAGCCTTAAAAAGCTGAAACTCGACTATGTCGATTTATATCTCATTCACTGGCCGGTTCCGGCATCAAACCACTACGTTGACGCATGGAAAAGTTTGATCGAGCTACAGCAACAGGGGCTGGCAAAAAGCATCGGCGTATGTAACTTCCAGGTCCCACACCTGCAGAAAATCATCGATGAAACCGGCGTCGCTCCGGTAATTAACCAGATTGAGCTTCATCCTCTGCTCCAGCAGCGCCAGCTTCATGCCTGGAATGCGACGCACAAAATCCAGACCGAGTCCTGGAGTCCGCTGGCTCAGGGCGGCGAAGGCGTATTCGATCAGAAAATTATCCACCAGCTGGCGGATAAATACGGTAAAACGCCGGCGCAGATCGTCATTCGCTGGCACCTCGATAGCGGCCTGGTAGTGATCCCGAAATCGGTCACGCCGTCGCGTATTGCCGAGAACTTCAACGTCTGGGACTTCCGTCTTGATAAAGATGAATTAAGTGAAATCACTAAACTGGACCAGAACAAACGCCTGGGGCCAGACCCGGATCAGTTTGGCGGCTAA
- the yqhD gene encoding alcohol dehydrogenase: MNNFDLHTPTRILFGKGAIENLRDQIPADARVLVTYGGGSVKKTGVLDQVLSALNGVDVLEFGGIEPNPSYETLMNAVKIARDEKITFLLAVGGGSVLDGTKFIAAAAHYAADVDPWEILETYGSKITSAIPMGSVLTLPATGSESNKGAVISRKTTGDKRAFMSPYVQPVFAILDPVYTYTLPPRQVANGVVDAFVHTVEQYVTYPVDGKIQDRFAEGILLTLVEEGPKALKEPENYDVRANIMWAATQALNGLIGAGVPQDWATHMLGHELTAMHGLDHAQTLAIVLPALWNEKRDTKRAKLLQYAARVWNITEGSEEQRIDAAIAATRNFFEQMGVPTRLSAYGLDGSSIPALLAKLEEHGMTQLGENQDITLDVSRRIYEAAR; encoded by the coding sequence ATGAATAATTTCGACCTACATACCCCAACCCGCATTCTGTTCGGTAAAGGCGCGATTGAAAATCTGCGCGATCAAATCCCGGCGGATGCACGCGTGCTGGTCACCTACGGCGGCGGTAGCGTGAAGAAAACCGGCGTGCTTGATCAGGTTCTGAGCGCGCTAAACGGCGTTGACGTTCTGGAATTTGGCGGCATCGAGCCAAACCCATCCTACGAAACGCTGATGAACGCGGTGAAAATCGCGCGTGATGAAAAGATCACTTTCCTGCTGGCGGTCGGCGGCGGTTCCGTTCTCGACGGCACCAAATTTATTGCCGCAGCGGCGCACTATGCGGCTGATGTCGATCCGTGGGAAATCCTCGAAACCTACGGCAGTAAAATTACCAGCGCCATCCCGATGGGATCCGTGCTGACCCTGCCTGCAACCGGCTCCGAATCCAACAAAGGCGCAGTGATTTCCCGTAAAACCACCGGTGACAAACGCGCGTTTATGTCTCCTTATGTACAACCGGTATTCGCCATCCTTGATCCGGTTTACACCTACACTCTACCGCCGCGTCAGGTTGCTAACGGCGTTGTTGACGCGTTTGTCCATACCGTTGAGCAGTACGTCACTTATCCGGTCGACGGCAAAATCCAGGACCGTTTCGCCGAAGGCATTCTGCTGACGCTGGTGGAAGAGGGTCCAAAAGCGCTAAAAGAGCCGGAAAACTACGACGTGCGCGCCAACATTATGTGGGCGGCTACCCAGGCGCTGAACGGCCTGATTGGCGCAGGCGTACCGCAGGACTGGGCGACCCATATGCTGGGCCACGAGCTGACCGCCATGCACGGGCTCGATCATGCCCAAACGCTGGCTATCGTCCTGCCGGCCCTGTGGAATGAAAAGCGCGATACTAAACGCGCCAAACTGCTGCAGTACGCCGCTCGCGTCTGGAACATCACCGAAGGTTCCGAAGAGCAGCGTATTGATGCCGCCATCGCTGCAACGCGTAATTTCTTCGAACAGATGGGCGTTCCGACTCGCCTTTCCGCCTACGGTCTGGATGGTAGCTCCATCCCGGCGCTGCTGGCGAAACTGGAAGAACACGGTATGACCCAATTAGGTGAAAACCAGGATATTACGCTGGACGTCAGCCGCCGTATTTACGAGGCTGCACGCTAA
- the metC gene encoding cystathionine beta-lyase, giving the protein MADKHLDTALVHAGRSKKYTQGSVNSVIQRASSLVFDTVEAKKHATRNRAKGELFYGRRGTLTHFSLQEAMCELEGGAGCALFPCGAAAVANTILAFVEQGDHILVTNTAYEPTQDFCTKILAKLGVTTGWFDPLIGSDIARLVQPNTRVVFLESPGSITMEVHDVPAIVAAVRSIAPEAIIMIDNTWAAGVLFKALDFGIDISIQAGTKYLIGHSDAMVGTAVSNERCWAQLRENAYLMGQMVDADTAYMTSRGLRTLAVRLRQHHESSLQIAEWLAQHPQVARVNHPALPGSKGHEFWKRDFTGSSGLFSFVLNKRLTDDELSAYLDHFSLFSMAYSWGGFESLILANQPEHIAAIRPDAEVDFSGTLIRVHIGLENVTDLLDDLAAGFARIV; this is encoded by the coding sequence ATGGCTGATAAACATCTTGATACTGCGCTGGTTCACGCCGGGCGCAGCAAAAAATACACTCAGGGCTCGGTAAACAGCGTCATTCAGCGCGCCTCATCGCTGGTTTTCGACACCGTAGAAGCAAAAAAACACGCCACCCGCAACCGGGCCAAAGGCGAGCTGTTCTACGGTCGTCGCGGTACCCTCACCCACTTCTCTCTCCAGGAAGCGATGTGCGAGCTGGAGGGTGGCGCTGGCTGCGCTCTTTTCCCCTGCGGCGCAGCGGCGGTCGCTAATACTATTCTGGCGTTTGTCGAGCAGGGCGATCATATTCTGGTCACCAACACCGCCTACGAACCTACCCAGGATTTCTGCACTAAAATTCTCGCTAAACTCGGCGTCACCACCGGTTGGTTCGATCCGCTGATCGGCAGCGATATCGCCCGTCTGGTGCAGCCAAATACCCGCGTGGTGTTCCTCGAATCTCCCGGCTCCATCACTATGGAAGTCCACGATGTTCCGGCGATAGTCGCGGCGGTACGCAGCATCGCGCCGGAAGCTATCATCATGATCGACAACACCTGGGCCGCAGGCGTGCTGTTTAAAGCGCTTGATTTCGGTATCGATATCTCCATTCAGGCGGGAACCAAATACCTGATTGGTCATTCCGACGCGATGGTTGGCACCGCGGTATCCAATGAGCGCTGCTGGGCTCAGCTGCGTGAAAATGCCTATCTGATGGGACAAATGGTGGATGCCGATACCGCCTATATGACCAGCCGCGGCCTGCGCACCCTGGCCGTCCGCCTGCGTCAGCACCATGAAAGCAGCCTGCAGATTGCCGAATGGCTGGCGCAGCACCCGCAGGTTGCGCGCGTTAATCACCCCGCTCTGCCCGGCAGCAAAGGCCATGAGTTCTGGAAGCGCGACTTCACCGGCAGCAGCGGCCTGTTCTCTTTTGTGCTGAATAAACGCCTGACCGACGACGAGCTATCCGCCTACCTCGACCACTTCAGCTTATTCAGCATGGCCTACTCCTGGGGCGGCTTTGAATCGCTTATTTTAGCCAACCAGCCGGAACATATTGCCGCTATCCGTCCTGATGCCGAAGTCGATTTCAGCGGTACCCTGATTCGCGTTCATATTGGCTTAGAAAATGTTACCGATCTGCTGGATGATTTAGCGGCGGGCTTCGCGCGTATCGTGTAA
- the yghB gene encoding DedA family general envelope maintenance protein YghB has protein sequence MVVIQEIVAALWQHDFAALANPHVVGVVYLVMFATLFLENGLLPASFLPGDSLLLLAGALIAKGVMDFVPTLAILTAAASLGCWLSYIQGRWLGNTVTVKRWLGHLPYKYHQRATCMFDKHGLLALLAGRFLAFVRTLLPTMAGISGLPNRRFQFFNWLSALLWVGVVTGLGYALSMIPFVKRHEDQVMTCLMILPIALLIAGLLGTVIVVIKKKYCNA, from the coding sequence ATGGTTGTCATTCAAGAAATTGTCGCCGCTCTGTGGCAGCATGATTTTGCCGCGTTGGCAAACCCCCACGTTGTGGGCGTTGTATATCTGGTCATGTTCGCAACCCTGTTTCTGGAAAACGGTCTGCTGCCCGCCTCGTTTTTACCGGGCGATAGCCTGCTGCTGCTCGCCGGGGCGCTCATCGCCAAAGGCGTGATGGACTTTGTACCCACGTTAGCCATTTTAACCGCTGCGGCCAGCCTCGGCTGCTGGCTGAGCTATATTCAGGGGCGCTGGCTGGGTAATACCGTCACCGTAAAGCGCTGGCTTGGGCACCTGCCGTACAAGTACCACCAGCGGGCAACCTGCATGTTTGACAAACATGGTCTGCTGGCCCTGCTCGCCGGGCGTTTCCTCGCGTTTGTACGCACCCTTCTGCCTACCATGGCGGGTATTTCCGGGCTGCCAAATCGCCGTTTCCAGTTCTTCAACTGGCTGAGCGCGCTGCTGTGGGTGGGGGTAGTTACCGGCCTCGGCTATGCCCTGAGCATGATCCCTTTCGTAAAGCGCCATGAAGATCAGGTCATGACCTGCCTGATGATTCTGCCCATCGCGCTGCTGATTGCCGGGCTGCTCGGTACGGTTATCGTGGTGATTAAAAAGAAATACTGTAACGCCTGA
- a CDS encoding AraC family transcriptional regulator: MSRAEICQLLTDKVRKLINKEEMLRGLLPDIRLLYGTQPGTRTPVMYQPGIIFLFSGHKIGYINERTFRYDTNKYLLLTVPLPFECETFATPEVPLAGIRLNVDILQLQELLMDIGEDEQFQPSIASSGINSAVLSEEILCAAERLLDVMERPLDARILGKQIIREILYHVLTGPCGGALLALVSRQTHFSLISRVLKRIESQYTENLSIDQLAAEANMSVSAFHHNFKSVTSTSPLQYLKTYRLHKARMLMIHDGMKASAAAMQVGYESASQFSREFKRYFGMTPGEDAARIRTIQGM; the protein is encoded by the coding sequence ATGAGCCGCGCTGAGATATGTCAGCTATTAACAGATAAGGTTAGGAAGCTGATAAATAAAGAAGAAATGCTTAGGGGACTGCTGCCGGATATACGTCTTTTGTATGGTACGCAGCCGGGGACGCGCACGCCGGTCATGTATCAGCCGGGAATCATTTTTCTCTTTTCCGGGCATAAAATTGGCTATATTAACGAGCGTACCTTTCGCTATGACACAAATAAATATCTGCTGCTGACGGTTCCGCTGCCGTTTGAATGCGAAACCTTTGCCACCCCGGAAGTGCCGCTGGCGGGCATTCGTCTTAATGTCGATATTCTGCAGCTGCAAGAGCTGCTGATGGATATCGGGGAAGATGAGCAGTTTCAGCCTTCTATCGCATCCAGTGGGATCAACTCAGCGGTGCTCTCCGAAGAGATTCTCTGCGCGGCTGAGCGCCTGCTGGACGTAATGGAACGCCCGCTGGACGCGCGCATTCTGGGCAAACAGATTATTCGCGAAATCCTCTACCACGTTCTGACCGGCCCGTGTGGAGGAGCTCTACTGGCGCTGGTAAGCCGCCAGACCCACTTCAGCCTGATTAGCCGCGTGCTGAAGCGTATCGAAAGCCAGTACACTGAAAACCTCAGCATCGATCAGCTGGCGGCTGAGGCCAATATGAGCGTCTCGGCGTTCCATCATAACTTTAAATCGGTCACCAGCACCTCGCCGCTGCAGTACCTCAAAACCTACCGCCTGCATAAAGCGCGTATGCTGATGATCCACGATGGCATGAAGGCCAGTGCGGCGGCGATGCAGGTAGGGTATGAAAGCGCGTCGCAGTTCAGCCGCGAGTTCAAGCGCTACTTCGGTATGACGCCGGGAGAAGACGCGGCGCGCATCAGGACGATTCAGGGGATGTGA